Part of the Oligoflexia bacterium genome is shown below.
AGCAACTGCCGCAACGGCACCGGTGCCACAAGCTAGCGTTATACCCTCTACACCGCGTTCATAAGTTGCAGATTGAATTGTTTTTTCACCGATGACTTCGTAAAAGGTAACGTTGGCTCCATTTGTTTTTTCAAAGAGCTCATGATTACGCAGATAACTACCCATTTCTTTTAGATAGTCTCCCTCCCAATCATCTGTTTGCTTAACGACATGTGGTACACCTGTGTTTACATAAAAAATATCAAGGGAAGCACTTCCTACCGGTACTTGCAAAAATTTTTCTAATATCGCAGGCTTTGGCATTTCAACCTCTACCATTCCGTTGGGCTTCACACGTGCGTTTACTACCCCAGCTACTGTCTCAAAACTTGTTGTACGATCGCTGATGTTTTTTTCAAGTGCGTAGCGAGCAACACATCGAGCGGCGTTGCCACACATGTCAGCCGGGCTTCCATCTGCATTGTAAAAATCCCATTTAAATGCGACGTGCGCTTTTTTAGATTTTTCAATAAATATAATTCCGTCTGCACCAACGCTAAAATGTCTTCGACATAAAGATTGCGCCAGTAATTTACGATCAAATTTGGGGAATGTTTTTTCGCGAGCATCGAAAATAATAAAATCATTTCCCGTACCCGTCATTTTAGTAAAATGAAGTCCGGGGCTAGATTCAGTTTTAGTTTTACTCGTTGTCGTTTTCTTGTTCATCTTTTTGCTCAATTGCTGGCGCTTTGCGCTTTGGAACAATAGACGAATCAACCTCTTCGCCCTTAAACAATGGTTTACCACGCCCAATTTCCGCTGGTGTTGCGGGAGGGACTGGATCACCCTTAACGCCGCATCCGACCAGTGCCGCAACGCAAACACAGATCAAAAATAATTTTTGAATTAACTTCATGGAGCTAACCTCTTCTCAGCCTCTAGCTGCTTCGAACAAAGATTGAGTTCTCGCTCGTACTTCATTGAGCTTTTATCTTTGCAGAGATTCACATATTTCGTCAAAAGTTTCTGCGCCTCGATTTTCTCTTTAATCAGAGATAGATAGTAATACGGCTCAGGAAAGCGTGGATCTTTATGAACGGCCCCTTCAAATGCTTTTTTGGCATCATGTTTAAGCGTTAGCTCGTAAAGTGCATGGCCACGATCTTTTTGAGTCTGGGT
Proteins encoded:
- a CDS encoding lipoprotein — translated: MKLIQKLFLICVCVAALVGCGVKGDPVPPATPAEIGRGKPLFKGEEVDSSIVPKRKAPAIEQKDEQENDNE
- the dapF gene encoding diaminopimelate epimerase: MNKKTTTSKTKTESSPGLHFTKMTGTGNDFIIFDAREKTFPKFDRKLLAQSLCRRHFSVGADGIIFIEKSKKAHVAFKWDFYNADGSPADMCGNAARCVARYALEKNISDRTTSFETVAGVVNARVKPNGMVEVEMPKPAILEKFLQVPVGSASLDIFYVNTGVPHVVKQTDDWEGDYLKEMGSYLRNHELFEKTNGANVTFYEVIGEKTIQSATYERGVEGITLACGTGAVAAVAAAVLGGMKGSVEVKVPGGMLHVDTDSDLSFATLAGEARFICEGEIKPEALL